From the genome of Ctenopharyngodon idella isolate HZGC_01 chromosome 23, HZGC01, whole genome shotgun sequence, one region includes:
- the ezh2 gene encoding histone-lysine N-methyltransferase EZH2, with translation MGLTGRKSEKGPVCWRRRVKSEYMRLRQLKRFRRADEVKSMFSSNRQKILERTDILNQEWKLRRIQPVHIMTPVSSLRGTRECTVDSGFSEFSRQVIPLKTLNAVASVPVMYSWSPLQQNFMVEDETVLHNIPYMGDEILDQDGTFIEELIKNYDGKVHGDRECGFINDEIFVELVNALNQYSDNEEDDEEEDQHDCKFEKMDLCDGKDDAEDSHKDQLICESHNSDGSKKFPSDKIFEAISSMFPDKGSTEELKEKYKELTEQQLPGALPPECTPNIDGPNAKSVQREQSLHSFHTLFCRRCFKYDCFLHPFHATPNTYKRKNMENLVDSKPCGIYCYMYMVQDGMVREYPAGVVAERAKTPSKRTVGRRRGRLPNSNSNSRPSTPTINTETKDTDSDREGGADGTDCNDKDDDDKKDETTSSSEANSRCQTPVKLKLSSEPPENVDWSGAEASLFRVLIGTYYDNFCAIARLIGTKTCRQVYEFRVKESSIIARAPAVDENTPQRKKKRKHRLWATHCRKIQLKKDGSSNHVYNYQPCDHPRQPCDSSCPCVTAQNFCEKFCQCSSECQNRFPGCRCKAQCNTKQCPCYLAVRECDPDLCLTCGAADHWDSKNVSCKNCSIQRGAKKHLLLAPSDVAGWGIFIKEPVQKNEFISEYCGEIISQDEADRRGKVYDKYMCSFLFNLNNDFVVDATRKGNKIRFANHSVNPNCYAKVMMVNGDHRIGIFAKRAIQTGEELFFDYRYSQADALKYVGIEREMEIP, from the exons ATGGGATTAACCGGGAGGAAATCGGAGAAGGGTCCTGTTTGCTGGAGGCGGCGAGTGAAGTCTGAGTACATGCGACTGCGGCAGCTCAAACGTTTCAGGAGGGCAGACGAGGTCAAG AGCATGTTCAGCTCCAACAGACAGAAGATATTGGAGCGTACAGACATATTGAACCAGGAATGGAAACTGAGACGGATACAACCTGTTCATATTATGACACCTGTGAGCTCCTTGCGTGGGACCAGAGAG TGCACTGTTGACAGTGGCTTCTCAGAGTTCTCCAGACAAGTCATTCCTCTCAAAACGCTGAATGCTGTGGCCTCTGTGCCTGTCATGTACTCATGGTCTCCACTCCAGCAAAACTTTATG GTTGAAGATGAGACAGTATTGCACAACATCCCTTACATGGGTGATGAAATCCTTGATCAAGACGGCACCTTCATTGAAGAGcttattaaaaattatgatGGAAAAGTTCATGGAGATAGag AGTGTGGCTTCATAAATGATGAGATCTTTGTGGAGCTAGTGAATGCACTCAATCAGTACAGTGAtaatgaggaagatgatgaagagGAGGATCAGCATGATTGCAAGTTTGAGAAGATGGATCTCTGTGATGGAAAAGATGATGCTGAAGACTCTCACAAGGACCAGCTGATTTGTGAGA GTCACAACAGTGATGGATCAAAAAAGTTTCCCTCTGATAAAATCTTTGAAGCCATTTCTTCCATGTTTCCTGATAAAGGTTCAACTGAAGAACTCAAAGAAAA ATATAAAGAACTCACAGAGCAGCAACTCCCAGGGGCTCTTCCTCCTGAATGCACCCCCAACATCGACGGACCAAATGCTAAATCAGTTCAAAGAGAGCAGAGTCTGCACTCCTTCCATACACTCTTCTGCAGGCGTTGCTTCAAATACGACTGTTTCCTTCACC CTTTTCATGCAACTCCAAACACATACAAGCGTAAGAACATGGAGAATCTAGTGGACAGCAAACCTTGTGGCATTTATTGCTATATGTATATGGTTCAG GATGGCATGGTTAGGGAATACCCAGCAGGGGTGGTTGCTGAGCGTGCCAAGACCCCTTCTAAGCGCACCGtaggcagacggagaggaagactCCCGAAcagcaacagcaacagcagACCCAGCACCCCAACGATTAATACTGAGACTAAAGACACAGACAGCGACCGAGAAGGAGGGGCAGATGGAACAGATTGTAACGATAAAGATGATGATGACAAAAAGGATGAGACCACCAGCTCCTCAG AGGCAAACTCTCGCTGTCAGACTCCAGTGAAGTTGAAGTTGAGCTCAGAGCCTCCTGAGAATGTGGACTGGAGCGGCGCTGAGGCCTCTCTCTTCAGAGTGCTTATCGGCACTTACTACGACAACTTCTGTGCTATCGCCAGACTCATTGGCACAAAGACCTGTAGACAG GTTTATGAATTCAGGGTAAAAGAATCAAGCATTATTGCACGTGCACCTGCGGTGGATGAAAACACTCCTCaaaggaagaagaagaggaaacaCAG GTTGTGGGCCACTCATTGTCGGAAAATTCAACTAAAGAAAG ATGGCTCCTCCAATCATGTGTACAACTACCAGCCATGTGATCACCCTCGCCAGCCGTGTGACAGTTCTTGCCCTTGTGTCACCGCCCAAAACTTCTGTGAGAAGTTCTGCCAGTGTAGCTCGGAAT GTCAGAACAGGTTTCCAGGTTGCCGCTGTAAGGCCCAGTGTAACACCAAGCAGTGCCCCTGTTACCTGGCCGTACGAGAGTGTGACCCTGACCTGTGCCTCACCTGTGGGGCAGCTGATCACTGGGACAGTAAAAACGTCTCCTGCAAGAACTGCAGCATCCAGAGAGGAGCAAAGAAG CACTTGCTACTGGCTCCGTCTGATGTGGCCGGGTGGGGAATCTTCATCAAAGAGCCGGTTCAGAAGAACGAGTTCATCTCCGAGTACTGTGGGGAg ATCATTTCCCAGGATGAAGCAGACCGCAGAGGCAAGGTCTATGACAAATACATGTGCAGCTTCCTGTTTAACCTTAACAATG ACTTTGTTGTTGATGCAACTAGGAAAGGAAACAAGATCAGGTTTGCCAACCACTCTGTGAACCCCAATTGCTATGCAAAAG TGATGATGGTTAATGGGGATCACAGGATTGGCATATTTGCTAAGAGAGCCATACAGACTGGAGAGGAACTGTTCTTTGACTACAG ATACAGTCAAGCCGACGCTCTGAAATACGTAGGTATTGAACGTGAAATGGAAATTCCATGA